One part of the Cottoperca gobio chromosome 14, fCotGob3.1, whole genome shotgun sequence genome encodes these proteins:
- the riox2 gene encoding ribosomal oxygenase 2 yields MPKKSKAKTVKRRSSDDEQLPPKQSRIAEHSNTSISPLCFNSPVSLFESLIQPIGTEQFFREYWEKKPLHLQRSDPDTASYYQSLFQLSDLQSLCSHDLEYCSDVNVVRCINGKKKVFNKQGQVKNSDLNKNFVRNKATIQFHQPQRFKDELWRIQEKLECFFGALVGSNVYITPEESQGLPAHYDDIEVFVLQLEGQKRWLLYTPTVPLASEYSVESEERIGSPTHDIILKAGDLLYFPRGTIHQASTPAGVDHSTHLTLSTYQRMSWGDLLLDIFPRLLCDRSKTEVSLREGMPRRLLLGNSEGLDTGMQMASRLRSLADEMETGKQEVHSTHMKRDFIMNRLPPYSQQDLLTPSGRIPALEDMVCLRFKDHMVITVEPSQERTDEATELVVFVLHSLKNQRESHMMGESCDEEEEEDISRGLQFPLSHLPALQQLQQAEQLAVAQLQLPTEEAKRSLVLALWSESLLVVL; encoded by the exons ATGCCtaagaaaagcaaagcaaagacTGTAAAGAGACGGAGCAGCGATGATGAGCAGCTCCCTCCGAAACAAAGCAGGATAGCAGAGCATAGCAACACTTCCATATCCCCTCTGTGCTTCAACAGCCCCGTCAGCCTGTTCGAGAGCCTCATCCAGCCCATTGGGACAGAGCAGTTCTTCAGGGAGTACTGGGAGAAGAAACCCCTCCATCTGCAGAGGTCTGATCCCGACACAGCCTCCTACTACCAGTCTTTGTTCCAGCTTTCCGACCTGCAGAGCCTGTGTTCTCACGATCTGGAATACTGCAGCGACGTCAACGTTGTCCGCTGCATCAACGGCAAGAAAAAAGTGTTCAACAAGCAGGGGCAAGTTAAGAACAGTGATCTCAATAAGAACTTTGTTCGAAATAAGGCCACCATCCAGTTCCACCAGCCGCAGAGGTTCAAG GATGAGTTGTGGAGGATTCAGGAGAAGTTGGAGTGCTTCTTTGGAGCCTTGGTGGGATCTAACGTCTACATCACACCGGAGGAGTCCCAGGGCCTTCCAGCTCACTATGACGACATTGAG GTATTTGTTCTGCAGCTGGAGGGACAGAAACGTTGGCTTCTCTACACTCCTACTGTCCCGCTGGCATCAGAGTACAGCGTGGAGTCAGAGGAGAGGATCGGCAGCCCCACCCATGATATTATACTGAAG GCGGGAGATCTTCTGTACTTTCCCAGAGGAACCATCCATCAAGCCAGCACACCCGCAGGAGTGGACCACTCCACCCACTTGACTCTCAGCACTTACCAGAGAAT GTCATGGGGAGATTTGCTGTTGGACATATTTCCCAGATTGCTGTGTGACCGCAGCAAGACTGAAGTCAGTCTGAGAGAGGGCATGCCCAGAAGACTCTTACTG ggtAACAGTGAAGGCCTGGACACCGGCATGCAGATGGCCTCTCGTCTCAGATCTCTGGCTGATGAGATGGAAACAGGGAAGCAGGAAGTCCACTCCACCCACATGAAGAGAGACTTCATCATGAACAGACTGCCCCCATACAGCCAGCAGGACCTGCTTACACCAT cAGGAAGGATTCCTGCCTTGGAGGATATGGTATGTTTGAGGTTTAAAGACCATATGGTGATAACAGTGGAGCCCAGCCAAGAGAGAACG gatGAGGCCACAGAGCTGGTCGTCTTTGTCTTACATTCTTTGAAGAACCAGAGGGAGAGCCACATGATGGGTGAAAGTTgcgatgaagaggaggaagaggacatcTCCAGG gGACTGCAGTTCCCTCTGTCCCACCTGCCGgccctgcagcagctccagcaggcGGAGCAGCTGGCTGTGGCTCAGCTCCAGCTGCCCACTGAGGAGGCCAAACGCAGTCTGGTCCTGGCTCTCTGGAGTGAGAGTCTGCTGGTTGTGCTATAG